In Cryptomeria japonica chromosome 1, Sugi_1.0, whole genome shotgun sequence, the sequence AGAACATACCATGCGAATTTGTGGTAGCTTAACAAGCGCTTCCACTCTCGGGGAAGTCTCTGGTTTTCTGTTGCAAAACTCATCAACTTATAAAAGACATCAGCTTCTTCTGTCGTATAATTTGGCAGCAATATTTCTCTAATTAACCTTACGCCTTCTGCAGATCTCGATAAATGAAGGCTTTCATTGTGTGGTCGCCTTAGCTTATTTGAAATCCCCTTCGACCAGTGTACTGCTTTTTCAATCATTTCTGTTCAATAGCAGTTTATTTACCAAATCATGTTAATAAGTGAAATAGATAATCATGAAAACCTCAAGCTCTTCTTTTTTAAAATCTACTTTTTTATCTACCTCTACACCCTCGTTTCAATCCATCATCATTTTGCGGTTCCCCTGGAACAGCCGATGTAACAAAAAGTATTAGTTTAATATTAAACATTTAAATAATAATCAGAATATCTATCGAAATAAAATTTATTTAGTGGTCGTTGCTGGTATTATTTATGGGGGGTTCACTACTCGATTGGTAGCATACCAGATCTGTTTAGAAAATGGATTTACAAATCACCAAAAATGTACGTAAAATTGCCAAATATAATCGAGGTCAAACCAACAACAGAAAAATACATATTTTtaagaaaagaaaataacaataatattTAATACATGCACCTTGGTTAAAAGCAGAAAATAGAATAATATTTAATACGTTACTATAAAATAAATCCCTATAACATTAGCATTATATTTATTATTCAGTACTACATGTTTAATAATAATTTGTTGAAAATAATCAAATTTAATACATCTACACATCAATAGTTGCAATGAACTGTCAATTAAAGTACCTGCTGGAAGTTCTACTAGACAGGATTGGCTTTTAGTAAAGCTCCTCTTTTCTATATCTGTGGAACGGAGTAAAGATGCAATAAATCAAACAATTCGTATACTAGTGTAGTATAAAGCATTTCTAATTGAAACAAATTACACATATTAAAATAAACCTTATTGAGGTCTGTTTCTAGTGTTACCATTATATGTACTACTATAATGAGTATGTCAGTGATTGTTCTGCACACTTACCTTCTGCTGGGTTTTTATGTCTTAAGTGGTATTCTAGAAACCTATTTGATTCTTGATCTGTGAGCTCTGGCAAGATTAAAGGGATTTGAATAATTTTGCTGATAAACTTTTCTGCTAGAACACCACTTTCATCTCCGAAATTTCTCATAATTGCTCTTTCAATCATTTTTTTGTCCATTCCCAGTATGACATTGATTTTGCATTCGGCTAAAACCAGATTTATTGCTGATAGCACCTGTGTAACAAATAAAAGAATAGTCTGaccattttaaaaaaatgttaaaagaATATCCATTAAATGACCAAAAGTGAAATTGAACTTCACATACCTGTAATATGACCTTTTCTTCGCATCTATCTAAGTCATCTACAAACGTCACTATTCGAATCTCATGCTCAGAGGCTGGCATGCATTTGGGAATACTTGTATTTTCCACATTGTCAGCATATAAACCAAACCAGTTCCAACACCATAGGcctaaaataaaagagaaaaacgGATATGGTTGCTTTCCGAGTTCTTTTTTAAGGAAATTGATGTCAGATATAACGGCTTCCTGGTAGCCAAGGTGGCTAGTATGGTCTGGTGCTCTGACATTATCCAGGTCTGATGCTCTGACATAATCCACCATTTGTGTGCTCACGGGTTTGACAACAGAATAAAATGATTTTAATATACCCCATACACTTGGTATAATAGTAAAAGGAATGGATCCGTACTTTAAACCCTGGAATTTTTCTCCTAGTTGCATCCACACTGTCCAAGGAACTAATACGTCAACAAATATGATCAACAAACAAGGCAAAATTAATTGATACcaaatttttactttttctttggcACAAGTATATCTCCAGCAAGTACTCATCCATTGAGCTCTCGTCATTGCTTTCTCAATCTCTTTGCTGATTGCGACTCCCAGACCTGCCCAAGCTTCATGTCGATCTCTATAGTGCCATGCATTGTATCGAATTGTTAAAATTCGAGGGACTTCTCTCAATACATGCTCCTTTCCATGTTGTGATACTGAGCTTGATTGTAACTAAACAAGAGCCAAGAGAACAAAGCCAATCAATATCTTATTACTGAACATGCTTTACAAATCGGTTTGCTATACCACACTTACCATCTGGTTACGATCCATGCATGCGAGTGCCTTGTAAATATCATGATATCGAGGTTGATATTCCTCGAGCAGAGTGACAAGTGGTTTCTGTTTCAAATAAGTCATCAAATGCTTATTAGGAGATACATATAGAAAACGTGTACTATTAAATTTAACAATACCTTAATAAATAAGAATTCAACTTATACCTGtcttttggatttattttttgctAGACCTAATAAATTGTGAGCCCCTCTGTTAATCTGTTGAAATGTTTTTCTGCCTCTTCTACTAAGAGAGATTCCTTTAGCTCCATCAAAGTTCTCGGGTGGAAGGAGGTTTGGAAATGTTAGCTGAGCTGCTGTAATGAGTAGAATCTTTTCTGTCTACAAAAATGCATGCATACGGTATTATTTGAGTTTTTTAAACATTTAGCAAGAACCATAGTTTATTGAAATTATTTATTATCTAAGTAATTTTGAGTAAATGTACCTGAATCATGAGACTGGATTTTCCCATGCCCCATTCTCCAGAAATGCCCACTGTGATTGGGGATTCAATAAATCGGTTTAAAAACAGAGCAGCTAGGGCTTGGGCAAAGACATATCTTCCTGTACCAATTCAAGCATACCATTTGGTTGTGTCCGCGGATGCAATTAAAAGTATAAagcatttataaattaaaaaattagtttTAACTGAAAACTGAAATTGAAATGGGAAGTAATAAATGTTACTGTGTACTAATATTTAGAAATGATAACTGGGCAGGGTGGAAGGGGGAGGTGCAGACATACATTACAGCAGGTCAGTCGGAAGGGTTGATGGACTCCCCTTTTCTTTGGTATTGGGTGGGATAGTTCTGGTGATGTTCAGTTCATTTTCTCTGTTTATAAGGGTTTTAATACAAATAATGTAATGGAGGCTCTTGCTATTTTGTATGTTGTTCAGCAGTCTTCTGCTTTTGGTTGGCGCAAAATTATTTGTGAGTCTGATTCTCAGGTGGTGGTGAATTTGCTAACCAGGCAGGAATATGGGAATATTAGTTGGCACTTGGCTTTAGTTACCAAACAGATTCTTCAGTTGTGCAGCTCCCTGGATGCAGTTACTTTCACAcacattcctagggagtggaatggggttgcagattgtttggccaaatgggcctcGGATCAAATGCAAGGTTGGAATATAGTGGATAGGGGATAATTGCCTCCTAATATGGCTCTTATGCTTGATCAGTTAGTGGATAGTGATAGGGTTCTCTAGTACTCTCTTCTGAGCTTTTTGTTTGTATCTCTTTTGTGTTTGAataaattttaccctttttttaGAAATAATTTAGAAATGATAACAGGATTGAAGAATCAAGATAAAGTTTAGTATAATTGCTTAAgagtaattattttaaaataattacataaatcaAAATTATGTACAAGAAATTAAATAACCGTTCATCCAACAAAATAAGATTGATATATTTAGAATAATAGATATTTTTTTTGACATAGcattaaataaaataaagcaaaataaaataatttg encodes:
- the LOC131046448 gene encoding uncharacterized protein LOC131046448, whose amino-acid sequence is MANGEEKAVWEDASKRERDAGHRYVYGPTWGVAMVELAIKIYGQPFKNTASSIDFKKPECVPIITKVLSLLPTNQLKNQIDNLQVPVAEVLIEAVKRGYTELVDDLLKRRDEGEVGEEEKMLFHYALPHEPVFSRLYDTYASSSDDIITIQDKFGRNVLHLAAKGDFNSRVVDRLFGRFPLAEKLILSKDQQRRTPLHIAASKGNTRIINKILQDHFGTADSPEKINYIQATDSSGRTALQIAASEGHDELVRMLMDQGSCPLRERDGQKKTALHHAAQVKILRAALATCKALLEHDRLSSSKCSLLLWASATGIGTADEMEHVHEDVKRYLRKKKGEYREPLLEAAAINNEVEMAWELLSRGADFAGIHDLSNRLQSPEKESVEKVLRQMEHIKEQGRDQPSMEDKLGRYVFAQALAALFLNRFIESPITVGISGEWGMGKSSLMIQTEKILLITAAQLTFPNLLPPENFDGAKGISLSRRGRKTFQQINRGAHNLLGLAKNKSKRQKPLVTLLEEYQPRYHDIYKALACMDRNQMLQSSSVSQHGKEHVLREVPRILTIRYNAWHYRDRHEAWAGLGVAISKEIEKAMTRAQWMSTCWRYTCAKEKVKIWYQLILPCLLIIFVDVLVPWTVWMQLGEKFQGLKYGSIPFTIIPSVWGILKSFYSVVKPVSTQMVDYVRASDLDNVRAPDHTSHLGYQEAVISDINFLKKELGKQPYPFFSFILGLWCWNWFGLYADNVENTSIPKCMPASEHEIRIVTFVDDLDRCEEKVILQVLSAINLVLAECKINVILGMDKKMIERAIMRNFGDESGVLAEKFISKIIQIPLILPELTDQESNRFLEYHLRHKNPAEDIEKRSFTKSQSCLVELPAGEPQNDDGLKRGCREMIEKAVHWSKGISNKLRRPHNESLHLSRSAEGVRLIREILLPNYTTEEADVFYKLMSFATENQRLPREWKRLLSYHKFAWYVLSLIGNVYSLPTWKKELVAWVFVCWQWKHEMNHLIKVWNRIANEQKSGTDEQRSDSPSLGKLVWRTIQVANSDTSGVKEQGISQMNWPKLQEALYKQDVSMEGIQLFQQFRLHCEIDHLPCCL